One genomic segment of Desulforamulus reducens MI-1 includes these proteins:
- a CDS encoding winged helix-turn-helix domain-containing protein, whose protein sequence is MKYMLEIYLKENIDENITIQPWDGKKKIPLFLLEIYNFYETKILGQHCIIIEILQEAPGIDTIKKHIKVINRTVEQNLVFYYKSISWFRRKSLIQNRVPFVVEDGQMYLPFLGLDLKNILYKQEKKITMFSSSTQLAFLYLLYNGNRTINATELAAVLNTSKMTASRSLNDLYNFGLLTYVICGETKRSKEYKRIGDPEYYNEGSRYLKNPVWKTVYTWKKIENSLVAGLEALSLISMMNPPRNPVIAISKERLSEIEPYLLKDRDRIIDEKLTEIEVWNYDPRILSKENYVDLASLALSLKGINDERIEQALEERLKGEKWYMG, encoded by the coding sequence TTGAAATACATGCTTGAGATTTATTTGAAAGAAAACATTGACGAAAATATAACTATTCAACCTTGGGATGGTAAGAAGAAAATTCCTTTGTTTTTGCTTGAGATCTATAATTTCTATGAAACCAAAATATTAGGACAGCATTGCATAATCATTGAGATATTGCAGGAGGCTCCCGGAATAGATACCATAAAAAAACACATAAAAGTTATTAATAGAACTGTTGAACAGAATTTAGTTTTCTACTATAAGTCAATTTCATGGTTTCGAAGAAAAAGTTTAATTCAAAATCGCGTACCCTTTGTTGTAGAAGATGGACAGATGTACTTGCCTTTTTTAGGATTAGATTTAAAAAACATCTTGTACAAACAGGAAAAAAAGATAACTATGTTTTCTTCTTCCACGCAACTGGCTTTCTTATATTTGTTATATAATGGGAACAGGACCATCAACGCGACAGAACTAGCAGCAGTATTAAATACTTCCAAGATGACTGCTTCTCGAAGCTTAAATGACCTGTATAATTTTGGGCTCCTGACTTATGTAATTTGTGGAGAAACCAAAAGAAGTAAAGAATATAAAAGGATTGGTGACCCAGAGTATTATAATGAAGGTAGTCGATACCTAAAAAATCCAGTATGGAAGACGGTATATACATGGAAAAAAATAGAGAATAGCCTCGTGGCCGGATTGGAGGCACTTTCGTTAATTTCTATGATGAATCCGCCCAGAAACCCGGTCATCGCAATTTCAAAAGAAAGGTTAAGTGAGATTGAGCCTTATCTTTTGAAAGACAGGGACAGGATTATAGACGAAAAATTAACGGAAATTGAGGTGTGGAACTACGATCCAAGGATATTAAGCAAAGAAAATTATGTGGATCTTGCATCCCTTGCGTTATCTTTAAAAGGGATCAATGATGAGAGAATCGAGCAAGCACTGGAAGAAAGGTTAAAGGGTGAAAAATGGTACATGGGATAG